Proteins encoded together in one Hymenobacter monticola window:
- a CDS encoding flavin reductase family protein produces the protein MRHLTAADIQAFDKIYRLNLVNGLPGFKPANLVGTAAPDGATNLAVFSSALHLGSDPALLGIVTRPTTVPRHTYANLKASGCFTLNHVPEALAAPAHYTSANFPDDVSEFDECGFTAEYRDDFPAPYVAESAVSIGLRLLEEHAISNGTVLLVGTVEHVYLHAELLRPDGTLDLVAAGTAAISGLDGYHAVAPPVRFGYARPGQPPVPLP, from the coding sequence ATGCGCCACCTCACCGCCGCCGACATCCAGGCTTTCGACAAAATCTACCGTCTCAACCTCGTCAACGGCCTGCCAGGCTTCAAGCCGGCCAACCTGGTGGGCACGGCCGCGCCCGACGGTGCTACCAACCTGGCCGTGTTCAGCTCGGCCCTGCACCTGGGCTCCGACCCTGCCCTGCTCGGCATCGTGACGCGCCCCACCACCGTGCCCCGCCACACCTACGCCAACCTGAAAGCCAGCGGCTGCTTCACCCTCAACCACGTGCCCGAAGCCCTAGCCGCGCCGGCCCACTACACCTCGGCCAACTTCCCGGACGACGTGTCGGAGTTTGACGAATGCGGCTTCACCGCCGAATACCGCGACGACTTTCCCGCGCCCTACGTGGCCGAAAGCGCCGTCAGCATCGGCCTGCGGTTGCTCGAAGAGCACGCCATCAGCAACGGCACTGTGCTGCTGGTAGGCACCGTAGAGCACGTGTACCTGCACGCCGAGCTGTTGCGGCCCGATGGCACGCTGGACCTGGTGGCCGCCGGTACGGCCGCCATTTCCGGCCTCGACGGCTACCACGCCGTGGCCCCGCCGGTGCGCTTCGGCTACGCCCGGCCGGGCCAGCCGCCTGTGCCGCTGCCCTAA
- a CDS encoding M28 family peptidase, with protein sequence MQKLIQTTSHLLLASLMLASPLAATAQKKPAAKPANAQNAIREADIKRDLFALAADHFRGREGGTLDELKASVWLADQIRATGMQPAGDDGTYFQWFNMQRTRLSKSSTLRIGTHEIRLNEDGAVTAPTNASLNVPLVYVGSGSTADLAKVDIKGKAVAVQISGAPTDGISYRRYVFGKFANQAGELVKAGAVAVVFVSDPKQQALYDHWSHIYERGRYSLPGAATTRVVSAPPVVWLPASAASWVQQAGQQLTAELKVESFQYPSVNVVAKMPGTDAQLKKEYVLFSTHQDHDGVRAPVAGDSIYNGADDNATGCAALLAIMRAFKQQPGRRSALFVYQGSEERGLIGSTYFSAHPTVPQSSIVAVLNAEMMGRNAPDSAALLGSTPPHMNSSDLVKTALAANQAGPKFKLDTEWDKPTHPEGWYFRSDHLPYARLGIPAIMYTSWLHVDYHTPRDEASRIDYAKLTRMTEWMYLTGWAVANRTAPPAREPGFKLER encoded by the coding sequence ATGCAAAAGCTCATACAAACTACCTCCCACCTCCTGCTGGCCAGCCTGATGCTGGCCTCTCCACTGGCCGCCACGGCCCAGAAAAAGCCCGCCGCCAAACCCGCCAACGCCCAAAACGCCATCCGCGAAGCCGACATCAAGCGGGACTTGTTTGCGCTGGCGGCCGACCATTTCCGGGGTCGCGAAGGTGGCACGCTCGACGAGTTGAAGGCCTCCGTGTGGCTGGCCGACCAGATTCGGGCCACGGGCATGCAGCCGGCTGGCGACGACGGCACCTACTTCCAGTGGTTCAATATGCAGCGCACCCGCCTGAGCAAAAGCAGCACGTTGCGCATTGGCACCCACGAAATCAGGCTAAACGAAGACGGCGCCGTAACGGCCCCCACCAACGCCAGCCTGAACGTGCCGCTGGTGTATGTCGGCTCGGGTTCGACGGCCGATTTGGCCAAAGTGGACATCAAAGGCAAGGCCGTGGCGGTGCAGATTTCGGGCGCGCCCACCGACGGCATCAGCTACCGGCGCTACGTATTTGGCAAATTTGCGAACCAAGCTGGCGAGTTGGTGAAGGCCGGTGCTGTGGCCGTGGTGTTTGTGTCGGACCCCAAGCAGCAGGCCCTCTACGACCATTGGAGCCACATTTACGAGCGGGGCCGCTACAGCCTGCCCGGCGCGGCTACTACCCGGGTGGTGAGTGCGCCGCCGGTGGTGTGGCTGCCCGCCAGCGCCGCCAGCTGGGTACAGCAGGCCGGGCAGCAGCTCACTGCCGAGTTGAAGGTGGAAAGCTTTCAGTACCCGTCCGTCAACGTCGTGGCCAAAATGCCCGGCACCGACGCGCAACTGAAGAAAGAGTACGTCCTTTTCAGCACCCACCAGGACCACGACGGCGTGCGGGCGCCCGTAGCCGGCGACTCCATCTACAACGGCGCCGACGACAACGCCACCGGCTGCGCGGCCCTGCTGGCCATCATGCGGGCCTTCAAGCAGCAGCCGGGGCGGCGCTCAGCGCTGTTTGTATATCAGGGTTCGGAGGAACGCGGGCTCATTGGCTCGACCTATTTTTCGGCCCACCCCACGGTGCCGCAGTCGTCTATTGTGGCGGTGCTGAACGCGGAGATGATGGGCCGCAACGCACCCGACAGCGCCGCCCTGCTGGGCAGCACGCCGCCGCACATGAATTCTTCGGATTTAGTGAAAACCGCGCTGGCAGCTAACCAGGCCGGCCCCAAATTCAAGCTCGATACCGAGTGGGACAAGCCCACGCACCCCGAGGGCTGGTACTTCCGCTCCGACCACCTGCCCTACGCGCGCCTGGGCATCCCGGCCATCATGTACACCTCGTGGCTGCACGTCGACTACCACACCCCGCGCGACGAAGCCAGCCGCATCGACTACGCCAAGCTCACGCGCATGACGGAGTGGATGTACCTCACCGGCTGGGCCGTGGCCAACCGCACGGCACCGCCCGCGCGCGAGCCCGGCTTCAAGCTGGAGCGTTAA
- a CDS encoding S9 family peptidase, producing MHKYVPALVTAATFFVSAASAQQRPVRTAEDYARAERAMGYNTAALIDHSAGQPNWLANDRFWYRTMTAQGSEFILVDPVRKTRTPAFDQTKLAAALSAASGKSYEGSRLPFRTFTFAPDEKSITFAAAGKSWKYDLASGQVSQDTAPAPAANPNAGNEEVSPNGQLAAYIKDYNLWVRDTKTNQSTQLTTDGTKDYGYATDNAGWTHSDKPILRWSPDSRKIATFRQDQRNVGDMYLVTTNIGHPTLKSWKYPLPGDKDIAMIERVVIEVNPAKVVRFQMAPDAHRGTLSDDISSSGTFDDVDWSADGRELAFVSTSRDHKEEKVRVADATTGAVRDVFSETVATQFESGQGTINWRYLPKKKEIVWYSERDNWGHLYLYDAGSGKVKNQITKGNFVVTQLLKVDEAKRQLYFLADGREAGNPYFTHLYRVGLDGKNLTLLTPEAGNHQVMASPSGRYFVDTYSQPDKPGVTVLRSADGKLISTLEKTDISRLAATGWKAPTPITVKAQDGKDDLYGLMFTPSNLDPSKKYPVIDYIYPGPQGGGVGSWSFSAARGDHQALAELGFVVVVIEGSCNPLRSKSYHDACYGNMAENTLSDQVTGLRQLAQKYSYIDLDRAGIWGHSGGGYATAMAMFRYPDFFKVGISESGNHENRNYEDDWAERYLGLLKTNPDGTTNYDNQANATFAKNLKGKLMLAHGLMDDNVPPYNTWLVVEALTKANKSYDLVVFPNAQHGYGQYSPYMTRRRWDYFVQNLAGAEAPHDYQMTPKPDPRNMAQ from the coding sequence ATGCACAAGTATGTACCGGCCCTCGTCACGGCCGCGACCTTTTTCGTTTCGGCGGCGTCGGCCCAGCAGCGGCCCGTGCGCACGGCCGAAGACTACGCCCGCGCCGAGCGCGCCATGGGCTACAACACCGCCGCGCTGATAGACCACAGCGCCGGCCAGCCCAATTGGCTGGCGAACGACCGGTTCTGGTACCGCACCATGACGGCCCAGGGCAGCGAGTTTATCCTCGTGGACCCGGTGCGCAAAACCCGCACCCCGGCCTTCGACCAGACCAAACTGGCGGCGGCGCTGTCGGCGGCCAGCGGCAAGAGCTACGAGGGCAGCCGGCTGCCCTTCCGCACGTTCACGTTTGCGCCCGATGAGAAGTCCATCACCTTCGCAGCGGCTGGCAAAAGCTGGAAGTACGACCTGGCCAGCGGACAGGTGAGCCAGGACACCGCGCCGGCCCCGGCCGCCAACCCGAATGCGGGCAACGAAGAGGTGTCGCCCAACGGCCAGCTGGCCGCCTACATCAAGGACTACAACCTGTGGGTGCGCGACACGAAAACCAACCAAAGCACCCAGCTCACCACCGACGGCACCAAGGACTACGGCTACGCCACCGACAACGCCGGCTGGACGCACAGCGACAAGCCCATCCTGCGCTGGTCGCCGGACTCGCGCAAGATTGCCACCTTCCGGCAAGACCAGCGCAACGTGGGCGACATGTACCTCGTGACCACCAACATCGGCCACCCCACCCTGAAAAGCTGGAAATACCCGCTGCCAGGCGACAAAGACATTGCCATGATTGAGCGCGTCGTCATCGAGGTGAACCCGGCCAAAGTGGTGCGCTTCCAGATGGCGCCCGACGCCCACCGCGGCACGCTTTCGGACGATATTTCGAGCAGCGGCACCTTCGACGACGTGGACTGGAGCGCCGACGGCCGCGAGCTGGCGTTTGTGTCGACCTCGCGCGACCACAAGGAAGAAAAGGTGCGGGTGGCCGATGCCACGACCGGCGCCGTGCGCGACGTGTTCAGCGAAACCGTGGCCACGCAGTTTGAGTCGGGCCAGGGCACCATCAACTGGCGCTATTTGCCCAAGAAGAAGGAAATTGTCTGGTATTCGGAGCGCGACAACTGGGGTCACCTCTACCTGTATGATGCCGGCAGTGGTAAGGTGAAAAACCAGATTACCAAGGGCAATTTCGTGGTGACGCAGCTGCTGAAAGTGGACGAGGCTAAGCGCCAGCTCTACTTCCTGGCCGATGGACGCGAGGCCGGCAATCCCTACTTCACGCACCTTTACCGCGTGGGCCTCGACGGCAAGAACCTCACCCTGCTCACCCCCGAAGCCGGCAACCACCAGGTGATGGCCTCGCCCTCGGGCCGCTACTTTGTGGACACCTACTCGCAGCCCGACAAGCCGGGCGTAACGGTACTGCGCAGCGCCGACGGCAAGCTGATTTCGACGCTGGAGAAAACCGATATCTCGCGCCTGGCCGCCACCGGCTGGAAGGCGCCCACGCCCATCACGGTGAAGGCCCAGGACGGCAAAGACGACCTGTACGGCCTGATGTTCACGCCCTCCAACCTCGACCCCAGCAAGAAATACCCGGTTATCGACTACATCTACCCCGGCCCGCAGGGCGGCGGCGTGGGCAGCTGGTCGTTCTCGGCTGCGCGCGGCGACCACCAGGCCCTGGCCGAGCTGGGCTTCGTGGTGGTGGTGATTGAAGGCAGCTGCAACCCCCTGCGCAGCAAGAGCTACCACGATGCCTGCTACGGCAACATGGCCGAAAACACGCTCTCGGACCAGGTGACCGGCCTGCGCCAGCTCGCCCAGAAGTACTCCTACATCGACCTGGACCGGGCCGGCATCTGGGGGCACTCGGGCGGCGGCTACGCCACGGCCATGGCCATGTTCCGCTACCCCGACTTCTTCAAGGTGGGTATTTCGGAATCGGGCAACCACGAAAACCGCAACTACGAAGACGACTGGGCCGAGCGTTACCTCGGCCTGCTCAAAACCAACCCCGACGGCACCACCAACTACGACAACCAGGCCAACGCCACCTTCGCCAAGAACCTGAAAGGCAAGCTGATGCTGGCCCACGGCCTGATGGACGATAACGTGCCGCCCTACAACACCTGGCTGGTAGTGGAAGCCCTCACCAAAGCCAACAAGAGCTACGACTTGGTGGTATTTCCCAACGCCCAGCACGGCTACGGCCAATATTCGCCCTACATGACGCGCCGCCGCTGGGACTACTTCGTGCAAAACCTGGCCGGCGCCGAGGCCCCCCACGACTACCAGATGACGCCCAAGCCCGACCCGCGCAACATGGCGCAGTAA
- a CDS encoding M3 family metallopeptidase: MAQATASVAGAPVSARAAGPSPLLALWSGPHGGVPAFDKVKVADFKPALEAAMAEKMAEINAIANNPAAPTFENTLAAMERSGQTLARVSTIYDIWSSALNDATFSAIETEMAPKLAAFNDQITQNPALFQRIQAVYQQQLKTKAKLPNEAYRLTEVRYKEFVQAGAKLAGPAKARVSAINQELAGLFTKFSQNVLADEGDDVLVLKTEQDLGGLPASLVDAAKTTAGTRKIAAAGVITNTRSSIDPFLTYSDQRELREKAWRMFTNRGDNGGPHDNNAVITQILQLRAERAKLLGYPTHAHLRLDNTMAKTPEAAMQLMEQVWKPAVAREHEEVADMLALAKKEGAPANFTFEPWDYRYYAEKVRKARYDLDQNEVKQYLQLDKMREGMFWMAGELFNFSFVPVTDVPVYHPDVRVWQVNDKTTGQQVGLWYFDPYARPGKTSGAWMNAYRNQQRIDGKNVTTIVSNNSNFVKGKPGEPVLISWTDATTLFHEFGHALHGLSSNVTYPTLSGTNVANDYAEFPSQLLENWLATPEVLNRFALHYQTGQPIPQALVDRIKKASSFNEGFGTTEAVSSALIDMKLHLAGSQKIDPDKFERETLAGLGMPHELVMRHRTPQFTHVFSGDGYSAGYYSYLWSVVLAADAFSAFTEAGGPYDKAVAARLRKYVFTVGNTVDPAAGYRAFRGRDPKIDALMKQRGFPLPAAQATPGKASAGKVQSKAAPQATGKRK; this comes from the coding sequence ATGGCCCAAGCCACTGCTTCGGTTGCGGGTGCGCCCGTTTCAGCCCGCGCTGCCGGCCCCTCGCCCCTACTCGCGCTCTGGAGCGGCCCGCACGGCGGCGTGCCCGCGTTCGACAAGGTGAAAGTGGCCGATTTCAAGCCAGCTTTGGAAGCCGCAATGGCCGAAAAAATGGCCGAAATCAACGCCATTGCCAATAACCCGGCGGCCCCCACGTTCGAGAACACCCTTGCCGCCATGGAGCGCAGCGGGCAAACCCTGGCACGGGTTTCGACCATTTACGACATCTGGAGCAGCGCGCTGAACGATGCCACCTTCAGCGCCATTGAAACCGAGATGGCGCCCAAGCTGGCCGCCTTCAACGACCAGATTACCCAGAACCCGGCCTTGTTCCAGCGCATTCAGGCTGTTTATCAACAGCAGTTGAAAACCAAGGCCAAGCTGCCCAATGAGGCATATCGGCTGACGGAGGTGCGCTACAAGGAGTTTGTGCAGGCGGGCGCCAAGCTGGCGGGCCCGGCCAAGGCGCGGGTGTCGGCCATCAACCAGGAGCTGGCGGGGCTGTTCACCAAGTTTTCGCAGAACGTGCTGGCTGACGAGGGCGACGACGTGCTGGTGCTGAAAACCGAGCAGGACCTGGGCGGCCTGCCGGCTTCGCTGGTGGACGCGGCCAAAACCACGGCCGGTACCCGCAAGATTGCGGCGGCGGGCGTCATCACCAATACGCGCTCCAGCATCGACCCGTTTCTAACCTACTCCGACCAGCGTGAACTGCGTGAGAAGGCCTGGCGCATGTTCACGAACCGCGGCGACAACGGCGGCCCGCACGACAACAACGCCGTCATCACCCAGATTCTGCAGCTGCGGGCCGAGCGGGCCAAGTTGCTGGGCTACCCCACCCACGCCCACCTGCGCCTCGACAACACCATGGCCAAAACCCCGGAAGCCGCCATGCAGCTGATGGAGCAGGTGTGGAAGCCCGCCGTGGCTCGCGAGCACGAAGAAGTGGCCGACATGCTGGCGCTGGCCAAAAAGGAAGGCGCCCCGGCCAACTTCACCTTCGAGCCTTGGGACTACCGCTATTATGCCGAGAAGGTGCGTAAGGCCCGCTACGACCTCGACCAGAACGAGGTGAAGCAGTATTTGCAGCTCGATAAGATGCGCGAGGGCATGTTTTGGATGGCCGGCGAGCTGTTCAACTTCAGCTTCGTGCCCGTGACCGATGTGCCCGTGTACCACCCCGACGTGCGGGTGTGGCAGGTGAACGACAAAACCACCGGCCAGCAGGTGGGCCTCTGGTACTTCGACCCCTACGCCCGGCCCGGCAAAACCTCGGGTGCCTGGATGAACGCCTACCGCAACCAGCAGCGCATAGACGGTAAGAACGTAACCACCATTGTGTCGAACAACTCCAACTTCGTGAAGGGCAAGCCCGGCGAGCCCGTGCTCATTTCCTGGACCGACGCCACCACGCTGTTTCACGAGTTTGGCCACGCCCTGCACGGGCTGTCGAGCAACGTGACCTACCCCACTCTTTCGGGGACCAACGTGGCGAACGACTACGCGGAATTTCCGTCGCAACTGCTTGAGAACTGGCTGGCTACGCCCGAGGTGCTCAACCGCTTCGCCCTGCACTACCAGACCGGCCAGCCCATCCCGCAGGCGCTGGTGGACCGCATCAAAAAAGCCAGCTCCTTCAACGAAGGCTTTGGTACGACCGAGGCCGTATCGAGCGCGCTCATCGACATGAAGCTGCACCTGGCGGGCAGCCAGAAAATTGACCCCGACAAGTTTGAGCGCGAAACCCTGGCCGGCCTGGGCATGCCCCACGAGCTGGTGATGCGCCACCGCACGCCGCAGTTCACGCACGTTTTTTCGGGCGACGGTTACTCGGCGGGCTACTATTCCTACCTGTGGTCGGTGGTGCTGGCGGCTGATGCCTTCAGCGCCTTCACCGAAGCGGGCGGCCCCTACGATAAGGCCGTGGCGGCACGCCTGCGCAAATACGTCTTCACGGTGGGCAACACTGTGGACCCGGCCGCCGGCTACCGCGCCTTCCGCGGCCGCGACCCAAAAATCGACGCCTTGATGAAGCAGCGCGGCTTCCCCCTGCCGGCCGCCCAGGCCACGCCGGGCAAAGCGTCGGCTGGCAAAGTCCAGTCCAAAGCGGCCCCGCAAGCAACTGGCAAGCGTAAGTAG
- a CDS encoding S9 family peptidase — protein MEIRHIKPLPRFQLLGLLTLLLLPCLSQAQRRFELADIGRLVSVSDPQLSPDGKSILVVVSRPNVTTNRNEAEVVLVYVASGLQRVLVAGRPTVKQPRWSPTGDRVAFLARTGAGKDAHTQLFVQNLASGEVRQLTTAVENVQLYSWKPDGKALAYSSANAPANAAEVARGNDSFEVGNGSVTASAPPAPDHIWLVSATDGQPARRLTSGPLSLPDDSSAPFAWHPDGRTLACVLRPSAQTGDQETTVHTLDVASGALRELPGSPHRVDLPAYSPDGKWLSYQTPREAPFFESLEFDVVPAEGGPARHICRVIDRNLQRALWSPDSKSLLVGGNDAATVSIWQQGLDGKSQKLKLGPVSPNGSYWVEMSVGKRNALAITANEPGRPAELYYLASPTATPRRLTDFNHETAALALGRMEAVEWQSDDLRPDGILTYPPDFDPTRKYPLVLMMHGGPSNASRAAFYGLGQAVASHGYVVFQPNYRGSDNLGYAFQRAIRDDAGTGPGRDVLAGIAMLEKRGWVDTSRIALSGASYGGFMTAWLMGEPRRWRCAVAAASVVDLLDSYNLSDNNIANAGHYGPSPWLSAANLAHYQAQSPLSRATRWRTPTLILHNVGDFRVPISNSYKMYHALKDNGIPVRFMAFPTAAHVPGDPVRSAEWNRLWLEWLDRYLK, from the coding sequence ATGGAAATCCGTCACATCAAACCACTTCCACGATTCCAGCTTCTCGGGCTGCTGACGTTGCTGCTGCTTCCCTGTCTCAGCCAGGCCCAGCGGCGCTTCGAGCTGGCCGACATCGGCCGCTTGGTGAGCGTGAGCGACCCGCAGCTCTCGCCCGATGGCAAAAGCATTCTGGTGGTGGTTTCGCGGCCTAACGTGACCACCAACCGCAATGAGGCCGAGGTAGTGCTCGTGTACGTGGCTAGCGGCCTGCAGCGCGTGCTGGTGGCCGGGCGGCCCACGGTGAAGCAGCCGCGCTGGTCACCCACCGGCGACCGGGTGGCGTTTCTGGCACGCACCGGCGCGGGCAAGGACGCACACACCCAGCTTTTCGTCCAAAACCTGGCCTCTGGCGAAGTGCGCCAGCTGACCACAGCCGTTGAAAACGTGCAGCTTTATAGCTGGAAGCCTGACGGCAAGGCCCTCGCCTACTCTTCGGCAAATGCTCCGGCCAACGCCGCTGAGGTAGCCCGCGGCAACGACAGTTTCGAGGTGGGCAACGGCAGCGTGACGGCCAGCGCGCCGCCCGCACCCGACCACATCTGGCTGGTGTCGGCCACCGACGGGCAGCCGGCCCGCCGCCTCACCTCTGGCCCGCTCAGCCTGCCTGACGATTCCTCCGCGCCTTTCGCCTGGCACCCCGACGGCCGCACGCTGGCTTGCGTGTTGCGTCCCAGCGCCCAAACCGGCGACCAGGAAACCACTGTGCATACGCTGGACGTGGCCAGCGGCGCCCTGCGCGAGCTGCCCGGCTCCCCGCACCGCGTCGATTTGCCCGCCTACTCGCCTGATGGCAAGTGGCTCAGCTACCAAACGCCTCGGGAGGCGCCGTTTTTTGAGTCGCTTGAGTTTGATGTAGTGCCCGCGGAGGGCGGCCCCGCGCGTCACATCTGCCGGGTAATTGACCGGAATTTGCAGCGGGCTTTGTGGAGCCCGGACAGCAAGAGCCTGCTGGTGGGCGGCAACGACGCGGCCACAGTTTCCATCTGGCAGCAGGGCTTGGATGGCAAAAGCCAGAAGCTGAAGCTGGGGCCGGTTTCGCCCAACGGCAGCTACTGGGTGGAGATGTCGGTGGGCAAGCGCAATGCTTTGGCCATTACGGCCAACGAGCCCGGACGCCCGGCCGAGTTGTACTACCTGGCTTCCCCTACTGCCACCCCGCGCCGCCTCACCGATTTCAACCACGAAACCGCGGCCTTGGCGCTGGGCCGCATGGAAGCCGTGGAATGGCAGTCGGACGACCTGCGGCCCGACGGCATCCTGACTTATCCGCCCGATTTTGACCCCACCAGGAAATACCCGCTGGTGCTGATGATGCACGGCGGACCGTCCAATGCCTCACGGGCTGCCTTCTACGGGCTGGGACAGGCGGTAGCGTCGCACGGCTACGTGGTATTTCAGCCCAACTACCGGGGCTCCGATAACCTCGGCTACGCCTTCCAGCGGGCCATTCGTGACGATGCGGGCACCGGACCGGGGCGTGATGTGCTGGCCGGCATTGCCATGCTGGAAAAGCGCGGCTGGGTCGATACCAGTCGCATTGCGCTTTCAGGCGCCTCGTACGGCGGTTTTATGACAGCTTGGCTGATGGGCGAGCCGCGGCGCTGGCGCTGCGCAGTGGCCGCGGCTTCGGTGGTCGATTTGCTGGACAGCTACAACCTGAGCGACAACAACATCGCCAATGCCGGGCACTACGGCCCTTCCCCCTGGCTGAGCGCCGCGAACCTGGCGCATTACCAGGCGCAGTCGCCGCTGTCGCGGGCCACGCGCTGGCGTACGCCCACGCTCATTCTGCACAACGTGGGCGACTTCCGCGTGCCCATCAGCAACTCGTACAAGATGTACCACGCGCTGAAAGACAACGGCATACCGGTGCGCTTCATGGCCTTCCCCACCGCCGCCCACGTGCCCGGTGACCCGGTGCGCAGCGCCGAATGGAACCGCCTGTGGCTGGAATGGCTGGACCGGTACCTGAAATAA
- a CDS encoding MauE/DoxX family redox-associated membrane protein, whose product MLNLTNPEVAFVLGRLLLGVAFLTHFLARLPKLAAFQAGMVKQFANSLLPELLVRPFAAVLPFVEGAIGLLLIIGLFTRPALAAALLLMTALVFGSSLLEQWDTVGTQLVYGLFLFALVLHCQHNRLCLDRRVAPEKFN is encoded by the coding sequence ATGCTGAACCTAACCAACCCCGAAGTGGCCTTCGTGCTGGGCCGCCTGCTGCTGGGCGTGGCATTTCTGACGCATTTTCTGGCGCGGCTGCCCAAGCTGGCCGCGTTTCAGGCGGGCATGGTGAAGCAGTTTGCCAACTCGCTACTGCCGGAACTGTTGGTGCGGCCGTTTGCGGCGGTGCTGCCCTTTGTGGAGGGCGCCATTGGCCTGCTGCTCATCATTGGCCTGTTCACCCGCCCGGCGCTGGCCGCCGCCCTGCTGCTGATGACGGCGCTGGTGTTCGGCAGCAGCTTGCTGGAGCAGTGGGACACTGTGGGCACGCAGCTGGTGTACGGCCTGTTTTTGTTTGCGCTGGTGCTGCACTGCCAGCACAACCGCCTGTGCCTCGACCGCCGCGTGGCACCGGAAAAATTTAACTGA
- a CDS encoding DUF885 domain-containing protein: MRKLVLQTLAAGALLATAPLSPLLAQKATGKGKAAPAKVETTASAATSAPLHALFAAYWEDNARLFPLEATAEGDNRYNDQLPNDQTRAFRQQERQFYQQYLTRVQQLDRRKLSAEDQVSYDVFRYQLEMALEGLQQPFWMMPFGQTGGLPQLLAQYGSGTGAQPFKTTKDYDNWLGRVHGFTAWTDSAIANFRAGMRTGVVLPKVLVVKMIPQLEAMVVADAGKSMFYGPIAKLPEAVPAADRARLTTAYQQAVLTELVPAYQKLATFLKNEYLPKARTTSGYGDLPGGAAAYRYAVKEATTTSKTPDEIYQTGLSEVKRLRTEMERVKNEVGFQGDLPAFFAYMKTDPNFRPYKTPQEVLGGFEAIHQRMAPNLKKLFGRTPKTPFEVRQTEAYRAASASAQYVPGAPDGSRAGIFYVPILDATQYNVTALPPMEDVFLHEAIPGHHYQIMLQYENTALPEFRRFGGSGAFVEGWALYCESLGKELGLYTDPYQYVGSLGGEMHRAIRLVVDVGLHAKGMTREAAIKYMMDNEVITEQLATAEIERYMGNPGQALSYKTGQLKILEWRARYQKQLGSKFDLRAFHDELLAGGALPLDVAERRMDAWAARQRQAPPK, translated from the coding sequence ATGCGAAAACTTGTATTGCAAACCCTGGCAGCTGGCGCGCTGCTGGCAACCGCTCCGCTCAGCCCCTTGCTGGCCCAGAAAGCCACAGGAAAGGGCAAAGCAGCCCCGGCCAAAGTAGAAACCACGGCCTCGGCGGCGACCTCGGCGCCGCTGCATGCCCTGTTTGCGGCTTACTGGGAAGACAATGCCCGGCTGTTTCCGCTGGAGGCCACGGCCGAGGGCGACAACCGCTACAACGACCAGCTGCCCAATGACCAGACCCGGGCTTTCCGGCAGCAGGAACGGCAGTTTTACCAGCAGTACCTGACGCGGGTGCAGCAGCTGGACCGCCGCAAGCTTTCGGCCGAAGACCAGGTGAGCTACGACGTGTTCCGGTACCAATTGGAAATGGCGTTGGAAGGCCTGCAGCAACCGTTCTGGATGATGCCCTTCGGCCAGACGGGCGGGCTGCCGCAACTGCTGGCCCAATACGGGTCGGGCACGGGCGCGCAGCCCTTCAAAACGACCAAAGACTACGACAACTGGCTGGGCCGCGTGCACGGCTTCACCGCCTGGACCGACTCGGCCATTGCTAATTTCCGGGCGGGGATGCGCACCGGCGTGGTGCTGCCCAAGGTACTGGTGGTGAAGATGATTCCGCAGTTGGAGGCCATGGTGGTGGCCGACGCCGGCAAGAGCATGTTCTACGGCCCCATTGCCAAGCTGCCCGAGGCCGTGCCCGCCGCCGACCGGGCGCGGCTGACCACGGCCTACCAGCAAGCCGTTCTGACCGAGCTGGTGCCGGCTTACCAGAAGCTGGCCACTTTCCTGAAAAACGAATACCTGCCCAAGGCCCGCACCACCTCCGGCTACGGCGACCTGCCCGGCGGCGCAGCGGCCTACCGCTACGCGGTGAAAGAGGCCACGACGACCAGCAAAACGCCCGACGAAATCTACCAGACGGGCCTGAGCGAGGTGAAGCGCCTGCGCACGGAAATGGAGCGGGTGAAAAACGAAGTGGGCTTTCAGGGCGACCTGCCGGCCTTCTTCGCTTACATGAAAACCGACCCGAATTTCCGGCCCTACAAAACGCCGCAGGAGGTGCTCGGCGGGTTCGAGGCCATTCACCAGCGCATGGCGCCCAACCTCAAGAAGCTGTTTGGGCGCACCCCCAAAACGCCGTTTGAGGTGCGGCAGACGGAAGCCTACCGGGCGGCTTCGGCCAGCGCCCAGTACGTGCCCGGCGCGCCCGACGGCTCGCGGGCGGGCATTTTCTACGTGCCCATCCTCGACGCCACCCAGTACAACGTGACCGCGCTGCCGCCCATGGAGGACGTGTTTCTGCACGAAGCCATTCCGGGCCACCACTACCAGATAATGCTGCAATACGAGAACACGGCCCTGCCGGAGTTCCGGCGTTTTGGCGGCTCAGGCGCGTTTGTCGAAGGCTGGGCTTTGTATTGCGAGAGCCTGGGCAAGGAGTTGGGCCTCTACACCGACCCGTACCAATACGTGGGGTCGTTGGGCGGTGAAATGCACCGCGCCATCCGGCTGGTGGTGGATGTGGGCCTGCACGCCAAGGGCATGACCCGGGAGGCCGCCATTAAGTATATGATGGACAACGAAGTCATCACCGAGCAGCTGGCGACGGCCGAAATTGAGCGCTACATGGGCAACCCCGGCCAGGCCCTGAGCTACAAAACGGGCCAGTTGAAAATCCTGGAATGGCGCGCCCGCTACCAGAAGCAGCTGGGTTCCAAGTTCGACCTGCGCGCCTTCCACGACGAGCTACTGGCCGGCGGCGCGCTGCCGCTGGACGTAGCCGAGCGCCGCATGGACGCCTGGGCCGCCCGCCAGCGCCAGGCCCCGCCCAAATAG